Proteins found in one Exiguobacterium sp. 9-2 genomic segment:
- a CDS encoding DMT family transporter, with translation MRPIIYGILAAMFFAVTFILNQSMQGAGGHWIYSASLRFFLMLPFFIVIVMMRRGIGRVFQALRADIGFWLLYGTIGFGLFYGSICFAADYAPGWLIAGTWQLTILAGPLLAPLFNQRIPWSALKYSVLIVLGVVVMQLSVAESLSLQSLLFGALPVLVAAIAYPLGNRKMMERYGNELDVFERILGMTLASLPFWIVLSVIAYIQVGLPSVNQVTQSGFVALFSGVIATSLFFYATSLVRTDPVRLAAIEATQSFEIVFTVLGEILFLHAALPTGLATLGIILVMLGMTLHSLNQAERTVVRSAKRKIN, from the coding sequence ATGCGACCGATCATTTATGGAATTTTAGCGGCAATGTTTTTTGCCGTCACCTTCATCTTGAATCAATCGATGCAAGGGGCAGGCGGTCACTGGATTTATAGTGCGTCGCTCCGCTTTTTCCTGATGTTGCCGTTCTTTATCGTCATCGTCATGATGCGACGGGGGATCGGGCGCGTCTTCCAGGCGCTTCGAGCCGATATCGGCTTTTGGTTACTGTATGGAACGATCGGCTTCGGACTGTTCTACGGCAGCATCTGTTTTGCTGCTGACTACGCACCAGGCTGGTTGATTGCCGGGACATGGCAGTTGACGATTTTAGCGGGACCGTTGCTTGCCCCCTTGTTCAACCAACGGATCCCGTGGTCAGCACTGAAGTATTCCGTCCTGATTGTCCTCGGGGTCGTCGTCATGCAACTATCGGTCGCGGAAAGCCTATCGCTACAGTCACTGTTGTTCGGTGCCTTACCGGTCCTCGTCGCGGCAATTGCCTATCCACTCGGGAACCGGAAGATGATGGAACGCTATGGGAACGAGCTCGATGTGTTTGAACGGATTCTCGGAATGACACTTGCCAGTCTACCGTTTTGGATCGTTCTTTCTGTGATTGCCTACATACAGGTCGGCTTGCCGAGTGTCAATCAAGTGACCCAGTCCGGATTCGTCGCGTTGTTCTCCGGCGTCATCGCAACGTCGCTTTTCTTCTACGCGACGTCGCTCGTTCGGACAGATCCGGTTCGGTTAGCAGCGATTGAAGCAACGCAATCGTTCGAGATCGTCTTTACTGTTCTCGGTGAGATTCTTTTCCTTCACGCGGCACTACCAACGGGACTCGCAACACTCGGGATCATCCTCGTCATGCTCGGGATGACGTTGCATAGTTTGAATCAGGCAGAGCGAACCGTCGTTCGTTCCGCTAAACGAAAAATCAATTGA
- a CDS encoding DUF554 domain-containing protein: MVLTGTLVNTVLIIIGTLLGLMFHRIPERMKETVLQAIGLAVVVLGMQMGMKSTNFLIVIGSLVLGGAIGEWFRLDEKLDRMGAWLERKISRGRPSNIAEGFVTATLIFVIGAMGVLGALDGGLRQDHDVLYTKGLIDGFTALVLSSTLGIGVMFSAIPVFLYQGAIALSAVAITKFIPDAALQEFILEMTATGGVMIAAIGLNLAGITKIRVANLLPGIVIVAVIVTGLHLFS; this comes from the coding sequence ATGGTTTTAACAGGTACACTCGTCAATACCGTCCTGATCATCATCGGGACGTTGCTTGGATTAATGTTCCACCGGATTCCGGAACGAATGAAGGAGACCGTCCTGCAGGCGATTGGACTTGCTGTCGTCGTGCTCGGAATGCAGATGGGGATGAAAAGCACGAACTTCTTGATCGTCATCGGTAGTCTTGTTCTCGGTGGTGCAATCGGCGAGTGGTTCCGGCTCGATGAGAAACTCGACCGGATGGGAGCGTGGCTCGAACGTAAGATCAGTCGCGGTCGTCCGTCGAACATCGCGGAAGGATTCGTGACAGCGACGTTAATTTTCGTCATTGGCGCGATGGGTGTGTTAGGAGCCCTCGACGGTGGACTACGCCAGGATCACGACGTCCTTTATACGAAAGGATTGATTGACGGTTTTACGGCACTCGTCCTTAGTTCAACGCTCGGGATCGGTGTCATGTTCTCAGCGATTCCCGTCTTTCTCTATCAAGGGGCGATTGCATTAAGTGCCGTTGCGATCACGAAATTCATTCCCGACGCCGCACTGCAGGAATTTATTCTTGAGATGACAGCGACTGGTGGGGTGATGATTGCGGCAATCGGTCTTAATCTCGCTGGCATCACGAAGATTCGTGTTGCGAACTTGTTACCGGGTATCGTCATCGTCGCAGTTATCGTCACCGGTCTCCATCTGTTCTCATGA
- a CDS encoding NUDIX hydrolase, giving the protein MDRYTLCLIRHADSFLLVNRQKRPAMGMWNGVGGKIEPGETPEAAVIRETFEETGITLNKVTAKGIVRLHGEETSGMYLYLAELTECPFATPVMTVEGILDWKTLDWIVNDENMGIISNLRHYLPVALSTDQPLLHDFYYDGHTITAYETHELIET; this is encoded by the coding sequence ATGGATCGATATACGCTTTGTTTAATTCGCCACGCGGATAGTTTTTTACTCGTCAACCGCCAAAAACGTCCGGCGATGGGCATGTGGAATGGTGTCGGTGGCAAGATCGAACCGGGCGAGACACCGGAAGCTGCCGTGATCCGCGAGACGTTCGAAGAGACGGGCATCACGCTCAACAAAGTGACAGCAAAAGGAATCGTCCGTCTACACGGGGAAGAGACATCTGGTATGTATCTCTATCTCGCTGAGTTAACAGAGTGCCCGTTTGCGACACCAGTCATGACGGTCGAAGGAATTCTTGATTGGAAAACACTCGACTGGATTGTAAACGATGAAAACATGGGTATCATCAGCAATCTCCGGCACTACTTACCGGTCGCTTTGTCAACGGATCAACCGTTGTTGCATGACTTTTATTACGATGGACATACAATTACTGCTTACGAGACACACGAATTGATCGAGACATAA